Sequence from the Rhizobium sp. TH2 genome:
TCTTCAGCCGTGATGCTCGCGACCAGATCGTAGAAGGGTCTTAGCTTTGCTTTCGAACGGAAATTGAAGCTCTGGAACATGTAGTTGCCCAGCGTGGACATCTCGCCGTATTTACCGCCGAGAAGTTCTTGGAGGGCCGCCGCCGCATTTGGGTCCTTTTTCTTCGGCGCGGGCAGTTCCGCCTGAAGCTGGTCGATTCTCATAAACATATAGTGGTCCTTAGGTATGAGTATGGTCCTCAACCTTTGGACCGAGTGCATGTTCCTCTCGACTTCTGATTTATTTCTGGCCGAGCGGAACGAAGCAGAGTTGCAGCGGGTTGGTTGAAGCAAGCCCCGAGGAAAATTCAATATGAAACAAATCATTCCGAGGATTGTGATGGCACTTGCCATTTATCCTGTGACCGTGTCAGCGGCGGAAATGCGGCCCCACCAGTTCGTTGATAAGGCCGCGATATCCGACATGATCGAGATCGAAACTGCAAAAATTCAAATTGAGAAGAGCGAGAGCGCCAAACTCAAGGCCTTCGCCCAATAGATGGTGAACGATCATGGCGGTAGCACTAGGATGCGCTGCGAAGGAGGGGCACACTCCCCAAGGCACTCGATGCAAAGCGCCAGGAGAACCTTGACGCGCTAAAGCCGTTGGCGGATGTCGAGTTCGACGCGGCCTACGCATCCACTCAGATTCCGTGCACACTGAAGCCGTCAACCTGTTCGATGGCTATTCCCAAGATGGCAGGGGTGGGCCGTTAAGGCGTTCGCTCAGCAGACCTTCCGACGATCCGCATGCACCTCGTCCGCATCATGGGGCTTAACTCAGGAGAGTAGTCGCACTCATTTCGCCGTCTTTCATGTCTATGGATCACACAGAATCCTGTCGCGAGCCGCTGCGTCATTGCTCTTGTCGTAGCGCCGGATGGAGAAAAGGCGCATGGTGTTGGCCCCGTGCTGATGTAACGGGAAAAGTGAGGCACAGTGACGAGCGCGGATACTGACGACCATCCCGCCTGGAACCAGGAACAGCTTCGGCGTGCTATCAAGGCAGCCGGGATAGCTCTTTGGACATGGAACGTCGACAGCGATGCGTTCACAATGGACCGACGCGGCTATGAGTTGTGGGATGTCTCAACTGAAGACGCGACGCTGACATTCGAGCACCTTTCGGAAAAGATTCATCCGGCCGATCGCGATAGGGTGAGGGCGGCGTTTGTTGCGACAAGGGCCGTCGTCGGGCAATATGAAATCGACTTTCGAATGCTGACCAATCCGGGAGAGGTCCGTT
This genomic interval carries:
- a CDS encoding DUF4142 domain-containing protein, producing MKQIIPRIVMALAIYPVTVSAAEMRPHQFVDKAAISDMIEIETAKIQIEKSESAKLKAFAQ